The Alnus glutinosa chromosome 3, dhAlnGlut1.1, whole genome shotgun sequence nucleotide sequence ccctaaacactaactctaagtgtatttactatatataataCTAAACTAGGGtacgttagagttcaataaattaaatatacctaggaaaaatatatatgttgaaatatataaagtaatataaaatttttaacgtgaaaaatttaaaaatgtatatatatatatatatatatatatatatatatatatatatatatatatagtacacaaaAGTAAACTCTAACTATATATACGTacgcatactatatatagcacaaatataAGGTTAtggtatataaatattatatatacaatattatgtatatatgccaattaattggaagttaattggcatataatttaaaattttttaaagtatttaaatgcacaaatgtaaaccctaaccctaagtgtatatattatatatagtacacaaaAGTAAACTCTAACTATATATACGTacgcatactatatatagcacaaatataAGGTTAtggtatataaatattatatatacaatattatgtatatatgccaattaattggaagttaattggcatataatttaaattttttaaagtatttaaatgcacaaatgtaaaccctaaccctaagtgtatatattatatatagcactaaattaTGGTacattagagttcaataaataaaacacacccAACAAAGTATATATGTTGGTATGTATAAAGTTGTATTAATTTTACAAagtgtaaatttttaaaatgtatatgtagtacacaaatgtaaaccctaaccctatatacgtaaatatactatatgtagCACAAATCTAGGGTTTGGGTATATGAATAGTAGGtgtacaatattatgtatatatatagtattaaaatTGGAAGTTAATTATattgacatatattttttaaggtaCTTATTTTATATGTGTAGTACACAACCATaaccatacatatatatatcacaaaattagggttagggttcgttaaataaaatataccatAACCCTACGTATGCTATATATAACACAAATCTAGGTTTAGGGTATATAAATGGTATATTTAcaatatattatgtatatagtattgaATAGAAGTTAATTGGCATATATTCTTAATGGAATATATATTATACGGAtgtaaaccataaccctaagtatatatactatatatagcactaaactagggttagagtttaataaatacaatatatccaaaaaagtatatatgttgaattaaagtagtattaattttttaattctagggttagggtatataaatagtatatatacattatgtacATAGTAATAACCTCCAAGTTGgcatatatagtttttaaagCATATATTTTATATGGGTACGTAGTCCACAAAtgataaaccctaactatatgtatatatactatatatagtactaaacTAGGGTCAGGGAtggtataaataaaatataccattaacacATGTATATACTGTACAAGGACTTATAGGAGATTTGACTAAATGTGGAGAGTTGAAGGGAATTCAACTCGCCCTCCTTTACGGTGTGTTTGAAGATAAATGCAAAAACCACCTATGGTTTGAATTAATTACCGGCAGTTGAACACTCTCTCTAGCTCTAATCGTATAGTTTCCAAGGCTCCCACCTACTAGATAATTGGGATAGATGTGTCACATGACTCTTCCGGGAAGCCCAATGGGGAGTAATCCCGGTGTGTTTATTAGATGGTCATTCGGTGAAGTTTGTTTACATTATCGTGAAATTAACTCTCAATCATATGGATCACAAAATGAGTTAGAGAGATTGTCAACGAATTGTAAGGCAACAAAAATTTACATATGTGCCAATTTATGTTCTTAcaatttgacaaaattgcaaAATCAACATTATGGGATTTCAGGTTGTGACAAATAACGTTGTCAGCCACATGGAGTGAGTGAGTCACAattcgaccaagttttgaacattgaattGGATTAGTataatgatagaggcatgcaaattTCGATCTTTGTTCGGTATGCTGGAATGATCGGGACCGCAAGGCCAACAGTACATTACCTTGAACTATTTTACGAGGTTGGCTTTTCTGCAAATGATCCTCAGGATCTTGTGGATTCACTTTCTTATGCGTACTAGACTTAGCACAACTGCGGTTTATGTACTAATTAAACTAGAGTTAGTGCTTTAATAATTAATAGTATctatatattatgtatatatactattaattatgtatatagtattaattaaaacaagtatATACttttaatgtgtgtgtgtgtgtgtgtgtgtgtatatatgcatgctatataaatactaaactagggttagggttctaaCCATATAATGTACCAAATTTagtatattaattaaaagttgtctatattttaaaataagtatgcagtattaattaaaagtttttgGTCGGTCGCCAAAAATGGTACATGTTGGattattttctttaatgttaaaaaaaaaaaattgttattttttaaaaattataatagttagccacgtgtataatagACACGTGGCCAGATGGCCACGTGGTCATATTTCACGTGGCCGCGTGGTCCTATTCCACGTGGCCGCATGGCCACACGGTCATATTCCACGTGGCTGCATGGCCATGTGGCTTTCTGGCACGTGGCTGTGCGGCCACGTTGAATACGTGCACGTGGCCGCTCGGCCACGTTCAATAGGTGCACACGGCTAGATGGGCATGTGGGATTCTGACACGTGGCCACGTGCCCGAATACCACGTGTCCATCTGGCCACGTGGTCGGTTGGCCACATCATTGAATCTTTCAGCAACGTGTTCTTATAGTCCACATGGCTAGGTGGCCACGTGGTTACAGTAATGGTTACTGTAGTCATGTGGCTATATGCTTCAATTTTTGTAGTATGCTTAAGGGAAACGGATCCTCTCAATttgaaatgaaatggagaggagccgaTTCCTTATTTTATAAGAGGTAAAatagtcaatttatttttttagactATTTTACCTCTTATAGAATAAGAGACCGACTCTTCTCCATTTCGATCTGATACCTGCTGGAGTGgcattttggaaattttgaattgttttcGGTTGGTTTAACAGTGATGGAAAACAAACAGAAATGGGGGAAGAAACAGTACCTCGATCAACTCCTAAAGCTCTAATCCAAAAAATGTGCGGAGCAAAAGATCCCAGCCTCTGTCAACCGAAGAGGCTCTGAGCCGGCCGACTTGGtctcaaccaaaaaaaatcttCTCTTCTCTTGCTCTCCAAGCTTGACGGCCGTGCTTGAGGATGAGGGACAAATCTCGGGTCCCTCTTATGAGGccttatccatttttatttttatttttatttttttcctgggAAATGGGTTTTCTCCAAATTACTCTAActactttctttaaatagaTTTCCTTCCGTTTTCtgttttacaagtttttaaaagtagagaaaaaaaaggctttttgttttttttcttcactaaGCTAAAGTCACTTCCCAAAAAGCAGAGGAATATATGACACTTCTGATTCTGTTCTTAGATCTTCTACGTACTTTTAGCCCAAAAACATACGTAGTTACACCCAGAAACATGCATGTTCCAGGGCCAAGCTTATGGCGATGAAGAGAACACTCTTGATGCTGGCTTAGGTCGCCAGAGGAAGAAGATGGAGGCTAAGGTGACAATGGGGACCAATTCGAATGAGAACTTTGGGGAAGTGAAGCCGAAGCGCTCTGCAGAGGTGGCGCTTCAAAGATGGAGGAACCTGTGTGGAGTTGTGAAGAACCCGAGGCGATGGTTTCGCCTCACTGCCGATCTCTCCAAGCGCAATGAAGCTGCTGCTATGCGCCGTAACAATCAGGTCTCTcgcttttccttttttaaaagtAGAACaaagcttttatttatttatttatttttcagtaagCTAAAGCCACGAATATTCATACACTCTTGACTCTGTTCTTAGATCTTATACTTTTAGCCCAAAAACGTACTTACACCCAGAAATATGCATGCATGTTCCAGTACCAAGCTTGTGATGATGAAGAGAACAGTCTTGATGCTGGCTTAGGTCGCCAGAGGAAGAAGATGGAGGCTAAGGTGAAAATGGGGAGCAATTTGAATGAGAATTTTGGGGAAGTAAAGCCAAAGCGCTCTGCGGAGGAGGCGCTTCAACCCTGTCCGAACCTGTGTGGAGTTGTGAAGAACCCGAGTCAATGGTTTTGCCTCACAGACGAAGATCGGAACAAAGGTATTCATCAAGAATCTCCGCAGCCATCGCCATCGTCGACGATAGCTTGTGCTCCTTGCCCGCAAGAACCTGTACCAGGCCCTGACTATAAACAATCCCATTGTGTCATTGATATAGCTGACGTGCAGATATGCTTAACAGATATTACCTCTGTTGCTGGGGAGGAGAAAGAGGCAGACGAAGATCGGAACAAAGTTATTCATCAAGAATCTCCGCAGCCATCGTCATCGTTGACGATACCTTGTGCTCCTTGCCCACAAGAATCTGCACCAGGCCCTGACTCTAAACAATCCCATTGTGTCACTGATATGGCTGACGTGCAGATATGCTTAATAGATATTACCTCTGTTGCTGGGGAGGGGAAAGAGGCAGACGAAGATCGGAACAAAGTTATTCATCAAGAATCTCCGCAGCCATCGCCATCGTCGACGATACCTTGTGCTCCTTGCCCACAAGAACCTGTACCTGCCCTTGACTCTAAAGAAGCCCATCATGGAATTGATATAGTTGACAAGGAGATATGCTTAACAGATATTACCTCTGTTGCTGGGGAGGAGAAAGAGGCAGACGAAGATCGGAACAAAGTTGTTCAGATTATGAAACAGAAAAACTTGAATTCTCTCAAAAAACTAGGTGGCGTTCACATGGTTGCAAGTCTTCTGGGTTCTAATTTGGAGGTAATAATCGGATCATTATTCTATTCTTGAAATAATATCACACTCCCACTTTTACACTGCGTTTAAAAtcatgattaaaatttaataataattcaattcaaatctaataataattttaaaattcacgtcatagagagacagagagagtgggAACTCAGGAGTGGAGTGTGTGCAGTATTAATTACACTATTGTAAGAGGCTTAAGCTTAAGCTGTTATAGAAGGGTGTGATTGATTATTTATTGGGTTATCTCAACAGGCGGGAATTGATGCCAGCCAAGACCAGCAAGTGCAGTACTGGAACCCCAACGATAGCCTTGATCTTGGAAAAGgtttcttctacttcttcttaCGGGCCCCTAACAGATGGACCGTTCTCTTGCTCTTGGTCGCAGCTGGGCTTGCCTTTGCTAATGATATTAAGGCGCTTCATGGACTTAAAAGGTGGCAAGATGGGGGTCCTATACTCATTACTGTGGTCCTGCTTGTTACATTCTCTTTGGTAGGGAACTTTTACCATGAAAGGAAGAGGGTGAAGAAAGTGTTAAAGAATATTAGGGAATTTGAAGTGACTGTTGTCAGAAGTGGAAAGCCCCGATCGATTGCCATTTCTGATGTTGTGAAGGGTGATATAGTGAGGTTGAAGAAGAATGATCGTATTCCGGCTGATGGTTTGTTTGTGCGAGGCAAGAATTTTAAAGTGGATGAGGTCTTCAACTCCAAAATTAGTTGTGATCAGAACCCGTTTCTTTTCTCATGTTCAAAGGTTGTTGAACTTGAGGACCAAGGTACGATGCTTGTAACATCAGTCGGTAAGAATACAGCTATGGGTGAAGCGCTGAGCTTGGAGCCTAATGAGAAGACTCTGTTACAAGCTCGGATTGAGAAAGCAATTGATTTTGGTGAAATGTTTTCTCTTTGTGTCACTGTGCTTATTAATCTTGTGTTGTTAATTCGCTTCTTATGCGGAAAACACAATGACAGTAAACTTTCGCCAGAACTTAAGGGGAATGTTTCGGTGGACAGGCTGATGAATATCTTTGAGAGAATTTCCCTTAAATCTCTAGGAAAGATTGGGAATTTGACAAGTGCTCTCACAGCTATCGTAATAGGATTACAACACGGAATGCCTCTTGCGATTACAGCCTCTCTACACCACTGGAACAAAAAGGTGAAGACAAAGGGGGTAGAGCTACGGAATTCATCAGCTTGTGGCATAATGGGGCTGGCAACAATCTTCTGCATTGATGCAACTGGTGGGCGGCTGATGTGTAACCCAGTGGaggtttacaatttttttgttgGCGAGAAAGATATCTGCAAAGGAGTGAACTCTGAAACAAACCAAGTTGTTGTTGAAGCTTTGCATCAGGGAATTGGTGTGTCAGTTCTTGTGCCTGAGTTCACTGTTATCCCGACCATCAATTCGCTTATTTCCTTGCTTGAGTCAAAATGGGATCTGAATATGGAAGCTTTTGATCAAagttttgagattcttgagtaTACAAAATTGAGCTTTATCAAGAAAGCTAGTGGCGTTTTGATGAGGAGAAAAGGTAATGATGAAAAATTTCAGCACTTGCACTGGTGTGGGGCTACATCGACTATACTAGAAATGTGCTCACACTACTATGACTGCGGAGGTCAAACTCATGCTATGGAAGGTACGAAAAGAAAGTTTGAGCAGATGATTAAAGATATGGAGGATGGTGGTCTTAGACCCATTGCATTTGCTTATAAGCAAATTGAGGACCAAACACTTATAGAAGAAGGGTTGAACTTGTTGGCACTAGTGGGTCTGAAATACCCATGTCAGGAAAAGATAAAATCAGTAGTGGAAAGTCTTATATTTGCTGGAGCATGTgtcaaattggtatcagaggaTGAGCTCTCAGCAGGGAGAGCAATAGCTTGTGAATTAGGAATCTTTACCCCTGGTTCAAATGATGTGGCACTTAACGGTGAAGAAATTCGAGAACCGATTAGAAGTGGAATGATGGACAAACTGGATCTGGGTACTGTGATAGGAAGTTGCTACCCTGAGGACAAGCTTTGGATGATACATGAATGGCAAAAAGAAGGTAACACAGTTGTTTTCATTGGAGGGTTGACCACAGCAGACACCCTAGCTTTAAAAGAAGCCGATGTAGGGATCACTACTCGGACTCGGAGCACTGAATTTGCAAGAGAGAGCTCTGATATTATTGTCGAAGATTTTGGTTCATTAGTCGATattttgaagcttggcagataTGTTAACTACAACATTGAAGAGTTCATTCAACTTCTGGTCACCCCTTGCTTCTCTGGGTTTATGATAAACTTAATAACCACATTGTTTTCTGGAGCATCCCCAATAACAGGACCTGAAATGCTTTGGGTGAATTGCATTATGTGCCTTATAGGCAGCCAAGTGCTGTTGATGGAGTTAAAAAGCCAGGATGAACTGCTAACCCATAAACCAGCTAAAAGGACTCGACCACTTATAACCAAGGCAATGTGGGGAAACATTGCAGTTCAAGTCATATACCAGGTTTCAGTCTTGCTGATCTTTCAGTTTAAGGGAGAAACCATGTTCAGCATGAATGATGATGTCCAGAAGACCATGATCTTCAATATGTTTTCCCTATGTCAGATCATTAATCTGTTCAATGCCATTGACCTAGTAAAGAATGAAGTGTTGAAGGTGGTTGTTCGCAGCTATGGCTTTTTGGTCACTTTGACTGCTGTTATGACCATGCAGGTGGCGGTGATTGATTATTCGGGTATTGCAACCAATTTTGTGAGGTTGAACGCGGTACAGTGGGCTTCATGTGGTATTGTTGCTGCACTTTCGTGGGGGTTCGAGTTGGCCTTAAAATCGCTTCCAGATATGTTCAAAAAATGTTACTCTTTGGTTTCGATATCAGTTGATTCAAATTATGGGTTCTCGAATAGGATGCCTAGACATTATGTTTCCCATTTGGGTATCCCATTTTTCATGCTCAGTCTCTACGCGTTCGGAGTTTTCGTTATAGTTAAACAGCACGGAAATCTTCCAGTGGCCTTATAAAGAAGGTACGTACGTAGTCATTGTTATAGTATGACGTGTATTTCTCATCAACAATATATGCAATTGATATGGTTGTATTTAAGGCACATGTACAGAATTTGGTTGTTGTGTTTTTGATAGACAGTCAATATGCAGTTGGTATGGTTGTATTTAAGGCACATGTGCAAAATTTGATTGTCATGTTTTTGATAGACAGTACTTTGAATGTTTTTTGTTGTGTAGTTGATAGAAAGTTGGTCTGCTTGTACTTAATGCACATGTGTAGAATTTGGTTGTTTATCCAACAGTTGATATGGATATTTGAATGTATGGCAGGTTTTGTTGTGTATTTTAATTCTTCCTTTGACAAAAAATGTATGTATAGCGGTAATGTATGTATTCTTTCTTTGGAATGTATGGGAGTAATATATGTATTCTTTCTTTAAAATGTATGGCAGTAATGAGGATGGTTTTGTAGGAATTCAGTTAACCTAAATGGAAGCTGGAAATTATGTCCAGTATTATGGATATTTGAATGTATGGCAAGTTttgttgtgaattttaattctTCCTTTGACAGAAAATGTATGTATGTATTCTTCATTTAGAATGTATGACAGTAATGTATGTATTCTTCATTTGAAATGTATGGCAGTAATGAGGATGGTTTTGCAGGAATTCAGTTAACCTAAATTGAAGCTGAAAataatgttcaatattatagaGATTTGAATGTATGGCAGGTTTTGTTGTGTATTTTAATTCTTCATTTGACAGAAAATGTATATATGGCAGTATTGTATGTATTCTTACTTTGGAATGTATGGCAGTAATGTATGTATTATTCCATTGGAATGTATGGCAGTAATGAGGATGGTTTTGCAGGAATTCAGTTAACCTAAATGGAATATGGAAATAATGTCCAGTATTATGTGTACAGTGTTTCTCATTGTATTGTCCTAAAGTCTTTTTGTATCGACCCCAAAGATACCACAACAACACGTTCGAGCTTCAAACAAAACTTGTTTCAAAACTTACCACAACAACACATTTGAGCTTCAAACACAACAATAAGTATCTAGAAACCAGaattttacaaacaaaacaacTTAATACATACAATAGTTTGCTTACAAATCACCAATTTCTACTTCAACCAccaaataagtaaaataaatgtCCAACAAGAGGCATGTCCTACAAAcatgtccaacaaaatgcatgTCAGAACAAACATCCTCAACAAAAGGCATGTCCTACAAACATGTCTAACAAAAAGCATGTCGAACAAACATGTCCACCAACAATCACAACTCAAGGCAACCTCATATGACCAATTCTACTGTCCTCCTGGTTTTTGGTTGCATatccaaagaaaaaatacaGTGCAAACAAAATTCATGAGCACACAAGCATTATATggtaattcttcttcattgcttCGAATTTGATCACCCAAATCTTGATTTATTTATGATACTGTGAAATTTCTACCTTCGTCTCATTGTCAATTTTGGACTTTGTCTTCTCAACTTGTTTCTTCAATTCTGTCTTTACCTTCCCAACTTCTACGTCAACTATGGTTTCACATCATTTACCTTCTGCCACCAAACTTTTGTGCCATGCACACAATCGACCGACAACCCTCTGACCATTTTCACAAATTTTGGGATCAACCCATTCAAAGAAACCACAATCTCTATTAATCTGCAAAACACATAACAAAGTAAGCAAAATTGATGATGGCCAATTATTactccttattttgttttttgcaaTTTAAATGTAAATAGTAATGCTAGTGTTGTTTTTATTATCTGCTTGCATGAATCTTCTTTAATGGAACCCAGTATGATCTAAGTTTAATTCTAATTTTCTGTTGCGGTGCCATCTGCAAACAAAATGGCATTTATAGATAATCATAAGTAAccctaaaataaagaaaaaaccctaaaaaaattttatccccaaattgaaaatgaaaccctaaaatcaaagaaaataagggGTACTTGCCTTCCAATTTTCACACCCTAGAAACCTTCTTCCGAAATTTTTTAATGTGTGTGACGTTTTCACAAACATCAGTCGCTCGCAGTAGCATACTCGTTGCCATGAAAACGTAGCAACACTCTGCGTGGATTCCGAGGTTGTAGCCATTCTCTCCTTCGAGTGCCCAGTGGATTCGGGTGTCGTGTCGGTGGTCGAGTCCTGCGTTGAGGCATCCATCATCTCTTTCAACTAGCTATCGGCGAAACCCTAGCCTTTTCCCCGAAatccctctcttcttcttttctcttctctcctctcttatTCTCTCCCAAAATTTTAACTAGTATATACATTGAAAGCACGCGCAGGGTGTTGAAAACATTTCAGAAGTGAACGGCttaattttaagggtatttttgtccgCTTTTCTCACCAGAAGTCACGTGCCGCGCACGTGGATTGACTTCCATCACTTTAGACGGACGCAGTAGACGGAATGGGGTACATTGAAAATCTTTTAAACTTTATGGGTTGCAATTGAcgaaattgaaacattggtgtgTGAATTGCAAATCGctgacaacttcatgggggtaaattgaagttttccctataaataaatgtatatcaaattaaaattattgtagTGATAATAACTCAAACCACCATAAGAAATAATTATCACAAGATAAAATTATTGAAACATAAGGCACATATACATCACTACCACAAAAATCAATCGCACATCCACAACACAAGATTGTTGACGAAATGAAAAATCTTTTGAACacatcaaagggaaaaaccACTTCAGAGCAGCAAAATCCAAGAAATCACTATAATGAAGAAGATCCAAAGTACATACACAAGGAAAATTATAACCCCTTTGCAACTCCTAGACTATGTATGACAACAACCAACTCGCTTGCCTCGAAGCTCAACAATCTTCTCCAAGTGCCTTTCCTCACTAATCCGTTGGTAGACTCTTTGCGGTTGAAGGATGTGTATGGTGtgatttaaaatcaaaacaaaatcacaacTTCAAGAGAGGGATAGCTTAAGGCATTTTCCACATCCTCTCTTGGAACAACAATGGTGGAACACGACTTCACAAACATAAAGAGTGGGGGAAGTATTGATGCCTCTCAACCAAAACTCTCTTGGCTCACAATTAGGGGTGGGTATCGAGTAAATCAGTGTCGGAAATGGCATTTTTGA carries:
- the LOC133863214 gene encoding putative calcium-transporting ATPase 13, plasma membrane-type; the encoded protein is MFQGQAYGDEENTLDAGLGRQRKKMEAKVTMGTNSNENFGEVKPKRSAEVALQRWRNLCGVVKNPRRWFRLTADLSKRNEAAAMRRNNQKYACMFQYQACDDEENSLDAGLGRQRKKMEAKVKMGSNLNENFGEVKPKRSAEEALQPCPNLCGVVKNPSQWFCLTDEDRNKGIHQESPQPSPSSTIACAPCPQEPVPGPDYKQSHCVIDIADVQICLTDITSVAGEEKEADEDRNKVIHQESPQPSSSLTIPCAPCPQESAPGPDSKQSHCVTDMADVQICLIDITSVAGEGKEADEDRNKVIHQESPQPSPSSTIPCAPCPQEPVPALDSKEAHHGIDIVDKEICLTDITSVAGEEKEADEDRNKVVQIMKQKNLNSLKKLGGVHMVASLLGSNLEAGIDASQDQQVQYWNPNDSLDLGKGFFYFFLRAPNRWTVLLLLVAAGLAFANDIKALHGLKRWQDGGPILITVVLLVTFSLVGNFYHERKRVKKVLKNIREFEVTVVRSGKPRSIAISDVVKGDIVRLKKNDRIPADGLFVRGKNFKVDEVFNSKISCDQNPFLFSCSKVVELEDQGTMLVTSVGKNTAMGEALSLEPNEKTLLQARIEKAIDFGEMFSLCVTVLINLVLLIRFLCGKHNDSKLSPELKGNVSVDRLMNIFERISLKSLGKIGNLTSALTAIVIGLQHGMPLAITASLHHWNKKVKTKGVELRNSSACGIMGLATIFCIDATGGRLMCNPVEVYNFFVGEKDICKGVNSETNQVVVEALHQGIGVSVLVPEFTVIPTINSLISLLESKWDLNMEAFDQSFEILEYTKLSFIKKASGVLMRRKGNDEKFQHLHWCGATSTILEMCSHYYDCGGQTHAMEGTKRKFEQMIKDMEDGGLRPIAFAYKQIEDQTLIEEGLNLLALVGLKYPCQEKIKSVVESLIFAGACVKLVSEDELSAGRAIACELGIFTPGSNDVALNGEEIREPIRSGMMDKLDLGTVIGSCYPEDKLWMIHEWQKEGNTVVFIGGLTTADTLALKEADVGITTRTRSTEFARESSDIIVEDFGSLVDILKLGRYVNYNIEEFIQLLVTPCFSGFMINLITTLFSGASPITGPEMLWVNCIMCLIGSQVLLMELKSQDELLTHKPAKRTRPLITKAMWGNIAVQVIYQVSVLLIFQFKGETMFSMNDDVQKTMIFNMFSLCQIINLFNAIDLVKNEVLKVVVRSYGFLVTLTAVMTMQVAVIDYSGIATNFVRLNAVQWASCGIVAALSWGFELALKSLPDMFKKCYSLVSISVDSNYGFSNRMPRHYVSHLGIPFFMLSLYAFGVFVIVKQHGNLPVAL